One part of the Xiphophorus hellerii strain 12219 chromosome 17, Xiphophorus_hellerii-4.1, whole genome shotgun sequence genome encodes these proteins:
- the morn2 gene encoding MORN repeat-containing protein 2 — protein MTDAAFKVSLIFPNGDKYEGECRKSESGELVRSGTGKHTSASGIIYIGEWQEDKMLGKGTLQFPSGAVYEGEFKDNAYNGSGTYTFPDGSMYKGQFYNDRLEGEGTFTDTQGLKWTGDFHGEAALGLKLLHNL, from the exons ATGACTG ACGCTGCATTCAAGGTTTCCCTCATTTTTCCAAATGGGGACAAGTATG AGGGCGAGTGTCGCAAGTCTGAATCTGGAGAGCTGGTGAGAAGCGGCACAGGAAAACACACTTCAGCCAGTGGCATCATATATATAGGAGAGTGGCAAGAGGACAAA ATGCTGGGCAAAGGGACCCTGCAGTTTCCCTCTGGGGCCGTGTATGAAGGAGAGTTCAAAGACAACGCGTACAACGGCTCTGGAACGTACACATTTCCGGACGGCTCTATGTATAAGGGCCAATTTTACAATGACAG GCTGGAGGGAGAGGGTACCTTTACTGACACACAAGGCCTGAAGTGGACTGGAGACTTCCACGGTGAAGCAGCGCTTGGTCTCAAACTGCTGCACAACCTCTag